Proteins co-encoded in one Arthrobacter sp. ERGS1:01 genomic window:
- a CDS encoding COG1470 family protein encodes MELHPRRGNARRRQPAGTSRHAWPSLASLGTVWARIISVLAILGVAAQASLIPVAAASAEPGNKSPVTWAVSPAKASGADGRPWVELELDPGATAGDHLALRNLGDREVTFSITAADGYFTSTGRFNMLPSDARSVDSGTWISVKKQVTVAAGATAVVPFTVKVPANATPGDHAAGIAASIHSQGTSKGSQVDVESRVGFRVMTRVKGVITPRLQLGSTAGYATSWNPFAPGEATLDVVLENTGNVRLRVGAASGTDPAAGAKDAGGSTTQAELLPGEKRTVSIQVRDVWPLGAVTLPVTVTQAVVETNGSVNGLPPILHNVTVWAIPWPQLIVILALTLMAGGLLWGRMRQKKKVQQLVREARQLGRREAGFDRETI; translated from the coding sequence ATGGAACTGCACCCTAGACGCGGCAACGCCCGCCGACGTCAACCGGCCGGCACAAGCCGACACGCTTGGCCCTCGCTTGCCTCCCTTGGCACGGTTTGGGCACGAATCATCTCGGTTCTGGCCATCCTCGGCGTGGCGGCACAGGCGAGCCTCATTCCCGTCGCCGCGGCGTCCGCCGAGCCGGGAAACAAGTCTCCGGTGACCTGGGCCGTCAGCCCGGCCAAGGCATCGGGGGCGGACGGCCGGCCCTGGGTGGAGCTGGAACTTGATCCCGGCGCCACAGCCGGCGACCACCTGGCCCTGAGGAATCTGGGGGACCGGGAGGTCACCTTCTCCATCACCGCGGCGGACGGCTACTTCACGTCGACGGGACGGTTCAACATGCTCCCCTCGGATGCGAGATCCGTGGACTCAGGCACCTGGATTTCCGTGAAGAAGCAGGTCACCGTGGCGGCAGGGGCGACGGCGGTGGTTCCGTTCACCGTCAAAGTTCCGGCAAACGCGACTCCGGGGGACCACGCGGCGGGTATCGCCGCCTCGATCCACTCCCAAGGGACCTCAAAGGGTTCGCAGGTGGATGTGGAAAGCCGGGTCGGTTTCCGTGTCATGACCCGCGTCAAGGGGGTCATCACCCCCCGGCTGCAGCTTGGCTCGACGGCGGGCTACGCCACGTCCTGGAATCCGTTCGCACCGGGGGAGGCCACGCTGGATGTCGTGCTGGAAAATACCGGCAACGTCCGGCTCAGGGTGGGTGCCGCTTCCGGGACCGACCCTGCGGCCGGGGCGAAGGATGCCGGAGGTTCAACAACCCAGGCGGAACTTTTGCCTGGCGAAAAGCGGACCGTCAGCATCCAGGTCCGGGATGTGTGGCCGTTGGGGGCGGTCACCTTGCCGGTGACCGTCACCCAGGCGGTCGTAGAGACCAACGGATCGGTGAACGGCCTCCCTCCCATCCTGCACAACGTCACCGTGTGGGCCATCCCCTGGCCGCAGCTCATCGTCATCCTGGCCTTGACACTGATGGCCGGCGGTTTACTTTGGGGAAGGATGCGACAAAAGAAAAAGGTCCAGCAGCTGGTCCGGGAGGCCCGCCAGCTGGGCCGTCGCGAGGCAGGCTTTGACCGAGAGACCATCTAA
- a CDS encoding IS3 family transposase (programmed frameshift) translates to MGLFEEGFGYGAVSSRLQVSRDACKRLEQRFKIWGRAALDRRPAVPAYSFEFKIKVVRQFLAAEATSTELAQLYHLSSPKLVQSWVRRYRQDGEDALKPRPRGRPHTAVDQLPTEVSELEKLRLENQRLQAENAYLKKVPGLEEPTTALKVSAVIALRASHPLPLLLAAAGLPRSTFFHRQAALTAPDRHAELRARIHEVFTEAKGRYGHRRIHAFLRRQGWQVAKKTVLKLMRAENLLCKVRSSRRRYSSYKGQVGKIAENLLKRQFVTAAPNLTWVTDVTEFKVADRKVYLSPVMDLFDRSVVSFAVSESPNTAFTNRSLSDAISTLGPGEAPMVHSDQGFQYQHASWQKLLSNAGMTQSMSRKGNCLDNSVMENFFGHLKEEMFHHQEHTSPESFITELEDYIRWYNKDRISLTLECLSPMEYRAQALAT, encoded by the exons ATAGGGTTGTTCGAGGAAGGCTTCGGCTATGGTGCGGTTTCTTCTCGGCTGCAGGTCAGCAGGGATGCCTGTAAGCGCTTGGAGCAACGTTTCAAGATTTGGGGTAGGGCCGCTTTGGATAGACGACCGGCTGTGCCAGCGTATTCATTTGAGTTCAAGATCAAGGTGGTTCGTCAGTTCCTCGCTGCTGAAGCAACATCGACGGAACTGGCCCAGTTGTATCACTTGAGTTCGCCGAAACTCGTTCAAAGCTGGGTTCGGCGGTATCGCCAGGACGGTGAGGACGCTCTCAAGCCCCGGCCGAGGGGCCGCCCACACACCGCCGTGGACCAATTGCCTACCGAGGTTAGCGAGCTTGAGAAGCTGCGCCTTGAGAACCAGCGGTTGCAGGCCGAGAATGCCTACCTAAAAAAAGTAC CGGGCCTTGAGGAACCAACCACCGCGTTGAAGGTCAGCGCCGTGATCGCCCTCAGGGCCTCTCACCCCTTGCCCCTGCTCCTGGCCGCGGCCGGGCTGCCCCGCTCTACGTTCTTCCACCGCCAGGCCGCGCTCACGGCCCCTGACCGGCACGCAGAACTCCGTGCCCGGATCCACGAGGTCTTCACCGAGGCCAAGGGCCGCTACGGGCACCGACGCATCCATGCGTTCCTGCGCCGCCAGGGATGGCAGGTGGCGAAGAAGACCGTGTTAAAGCTGATGCGCGCCGAGAACCTGCTCTGCAAGGTCCGCAGCAGTCGCCGCAGGTATTCCTCCTACAAGGGCCAGGTCGGCAAGATCGCTGAAAACCTACTCAAGCGCCAGTTCGTCACCGCGGCACCGAACCTGACGTGGGTGACCGACGTGACCGAGTTCAAGGTCGCGGACCGCAAGGTCTACCTCTCCCCGGTCATGGACCTGTTCGACCGCTCCGTGGTCTCCTTCGCGGTCTCCGAGTCGCCCAACACGGCCTTCACCAACCGATCGCTCAGCGATGCGATCAGCACCCTGGGACCGGGCGAGGCACCAATGGTGCACTCGGACCAAGGATTCCAATACCAACACGCCAGCTGGCAGAAGCTACTCAGCAACGCCGGCATGACCCAATCGATGTCCCGCAAGGGCAACTGCCTGGATAACTCAGTGATGGAGAACTTCTTCGGACACTTAAAAGAAGAGATGTTCCACCACCAAGAACACACCAGCCCCGAAAGCTTCATCACTGAACTCGAGGACTACATCCGCTGGTACAACAAAGACCGCATCTCGTTAACACTCGAGTGCCTGAGCCCGATGGAATACCGGGCCCAGGCACTCGCTACCTAG